The stretch of DNA CTGTATTGTCAGTGTTgaatgctttaattaaaaaacaattcttCATTCATCTAAAGACTACAGCATAAATGTCAGTGCTATTTTCCACACTTGTCCTAAAAAGATGAGCACTGTGAGCATTATCTCATCTGAGTCCACTGTTgacatttcatttgcatttgaagCTGTATTGCTCGCTAATAATGTAATCTGTCAGGCAATCCGTTATTATTTTCCAGCATAAATAATatacagctttccttttctgttgctgaTTACAATAACAACAGCTGTTTTTAACTTCTGTGGtacatcttcattttttccatacATTAAGAAAGAATTTCTACATATTGAGGAACATGTTCTGCAGAAACCTATTCAGTTCTTTTACAAAATATGCACATTCTCAACCCTGGGCTGCAGTTTAGGGTCAAAAATGCTACTCATGTGATTACTTCCAACTGATATTTTAACAAGAGGTAGTAGCAGCTTCATGAAAAAGACAAGAAGATAGAACACTACTTATATGAATTCAAAGACAAAACAATCTTGTTACTTAATACTCTGCGCAACgcttcaaaacattttgaacaCTTACACTTAGTGCTATACttcatacatttatttatgtCAATGACTGTaacaaatttttgttttgttttaaacctaCCTGAGAGAGATCCTTCCCGTTGAAAATACACGAAGCAAGAAATTCCCTACTGCATCTTTCAGAAAAGTGCTGGGAACAACAAGATAAAACCCAGGCGAAAGGTCACAGCACACATGCACTTCTCTGTCATAGGAATGGCAGACGGTACCTACAACTGGAGGAGCAGAGAGTGTCTTTGGAAGGTTAAATCGTTTCTTCTCCACCTAGAATAGACGCATAATGATGTATGGTGTTTTAGGAAAAATGAAgagtttttaatgaaactaaaaatgatcaaatattgtttaaaacattttaaaacatgcatacatttacaaaaggaaacaagtaaGGATGAGAATATCAGCAGATACGCTGAACATCAAAAAGGTGTAGAAAGAGTTAATATTCAGAAGTAAATTCAGGAACAATCATCAAATAATCAGCCTGAAATGTCATGCACTAATTTGGAACAGTCCCAGAATTTCTGCTACTTGGCACTCAGTAAGAAGAAAGTACCAGTCCACTGACAGTTTGTACAGGCAGTAACTGCACTGTGAGATAAACAGTATCATTCTAATGTAAATCAGAGATGGAAAATGTGTGAATAGCTGATTCTATTTCATTTCATATAACCACGCTGTAGAAAATGAATGATTTTACTCAGATGTTTCAGTACCACTTTAAGATTTccatttgcaaaaagaaaaatgtcactcCCATATTACCTTCCAGACATGCAATCCCACAGCCTGATAATTCTTCCCCTGTATGCCTTCAGTCAAAGATAGATTTTCCTCTGCTAAGTGAgtcacatttttaattcttccgGCCCAGTCAGCACTGTATTTCCTatgtttctgcagcagagcaatGCACACCTCACTCTTTTCACAGACTCTCAGCCAGAATTTAGGGTTGGTAGGAAAGCTGCTGTTGTTACGGCAGCCACCTGCTGACTGGCCTCTCACCCAGGATCCAAAAAGATTCTGTGAGTGGTACAGCACTTTCTctagcaaaataagaaaaacatggTGTGGATTTCAGACACCAGAGGCTATTTGATTTTATACAACACATATACGGCAGAGATTCCCCAGCCCAAGAAAACATGCTGTCATAGCCCCGGCACCTTCTCCAAGCAGATATATATGACTCAGATTTTGAGATGGATAAGAATTAATGTCACAACTGGTAATGGCAGATTGGcgacatgatttttaaaataaactgtttctagaaatctgaaatgtatctcccattaaaaaaaaaaaaccaacaggcTGTCCAGAACAACAGACTTCTAAATAGATAACATTAATCTCTCAAGAAACTAGCAAGTAACTAGATTCCAGAGAAATATCAAAGACCTGTCTAAAGATCTTAAATTGCCTCTTGTCCCTCTATTCATCCCAGTAGAGACAGAAAAGGCCTATGCATCTAAAGGAGTGGGAAAGACTGAGAAAGAGGAATTATGGTCTAGTTGCATCTGTTTGCAATTCGAATCGGTCTTTCCCATTAACATAACATTATTTGCATGAGAAAGATGTTTTCTCATACCACACCTGTATAGAGGCTCTGAAGCTGTCCTTCCTCATTGACTGGAAAGCCCACGGTAATCTCATCAAATTCCCTGAAAAATTCTTCTTCATCAACCCAGAATTCTCCCTCTTGGATCTGCGAGAGCAGTTCTGAGGCAACTACCGGATCTAGCTGGCTCCATCCTTGACCACTGCACATAAGACAAAATTTAACGTTTAGTTCTTTGCCCAATAAAGTTTcagtacaatattctatcaaATACCCTGTGGAGCAGGACAGTAGGAAGAGGTTTCTTCATTTTGTCAGATACTTGCACTGAACATTTCTGGATACACGTGAGAGGGATAACAGAAAGTATGAATCCCAACGTAACAAAAACCTAGAAACAACCTAACAGAGTTGGATACAGCAACCTACTTCTAGGTGCAATAGCTACTTTGTACACTCAAAAGTGTGAGAGCAAAATAAGGATTTTAACAGTTGTTAAAAATAGTGACAAGAAAGTAAAACAAGCTGCACAGTGACTGTTCTGAAAGAATTTTAACAGTGCACAGTGAATGTCAAAAACTACTGTCTGTATGAAGCAGCTAGTTATCCCCATGAATCTGCTGGCTAAGTCATGATAAACCAAGGATTTAAACACCTCATTATTTGGGGCCCATTAAAACCTAGTACTTTCAAGGTTTTTGATTGTTGCACTACCAACAGTTCTGCACTTGAACAAAATTGGGCTCTAAGGCCACCCAATGAAATGCTATCCTCTTGCAACTACACAGCAACTTACTGTTTGGCAAAGAAACTACAAGAGACCAAGCGTATAACCAAAAAATATCAAGTCTCAATTAATGTGTCTTTTTAACTCCGGGGAAAAAAGCCCttatttctcaaaatgtttATTGAGAATCAAATTGTTACCATATTTTAATGCTGAAAGCTTGCTCCTTGGGTCAAGAATGGCATGTTCTTCCATACAGTCAAAATATGctaacagttttcaaaataagctAGGAGGATCTGCCCTTTCATTCCCGTTACTTTGCTATATGAACTGCtacatatttctgtgtttccctTAAAATAGATCTCTCCTTTATACCTACTTTGCATCTACTCAGTTCAGCTTGTCCTACTCAAATTAATctacagaaatgaaagcacACAAGCAAAAACCATATGCATCCTTCCTTCTGCTATATTTTGCTTTATACGTACTCCTTTGTTGTCTTCTACAACCGAGACAAATCAAATGAGAAGAGTCAAGTAAAGCTGACTAATTATAAATCACAAACATCTTATGAGCAGACACTTACTTAGATCAATTGCAGAACAAAAAAGCGCCACAAAAATCAGAGATAGAAAATAAACCAGTATCTGAAGTTTATCTCTATGGAAAGATATGATGCTTtgataaacaaacaaaaaaaatcattattaaaaaaaatatacattaccAGAACTAGTAGATCAAAATTACTAGCCTTAGAAGCAATGAGCTGTGTTAACTACTGAACTCCCTAAAGGACGCCGTACACACTGAAGTCTCTCCTCTGCTATAATCTATTAGCAATATTTGCCTACGCAATACATAGATATGCTTCGTGCTTCAGGACTTTCACAAATGATTTTCCAGATGAAAACAAACCTACTCACCCTTCACACCAGGGACCTCTCCAGCACCGCCTCCCCCAAGGATTTCGTATTCGTAGCAAGCAGATTTCCTTGCCTGACACTGCAGACAAATCCAACATGTCTATCACAATAAAGGCATGAAATTCTCCTAGTTCACTTGCACCTGAatagcagaaataataaaaaaaagcatttgaaagcaaACAACAGAACCTGCTCTATATTTGACAACAAATGACATTAAGCTTTCCTGTGAAATAAGGcaattttgaaaggaaattgtttttaaatcagtataaaatcagcaaaaaaaaacaactcaagTAGTTAGTTTTTGTTGTGACtatatagaaatgaaaaatctgaagtgtATTAACTCACTGCTTGATCTCAAACATCTACAAATTCCTGAATTTGTGCTGAAATTCATTGGGGTTTTTAAGGCTGCTTTTTAGGTCCTTTTTTAGAGGgtggtgcattttttttgtgaactgACCATATTAACATCTAATATAAAAGCACTCCTGCAAAGCACCCTCCATCCTGAACTCAATAACATCCCTTAAATCTGTATTTATCCAAGGTTATATCAAATCACACCACGAAACTCATACAGTACTAGAAGCACTATGTATTCTCTGGCTGCCTTGTGCTCTGAACCCTGTTAAATAGAgacatttactttaaaaatgtctgcACCTTTACTGTTACCTTGTCTAGAATTGAGGACTGAGCAGCTTATTACACACCGTTCCTTCAGATTCATTAATCTTCTGAACACCGCTCTCTCCAAAACCATGCcagtcttctctttctccacatTTCTTCCAGGGCCTTTCAGAGTCCATCTTTCAGCAATTCCTCCAGTCAGATCAACCAAAGCATCTGCCACCTGTCCTGCCCACAACTGTTCGTAAGATCCATGcactctgtaaaaaaaaaacaagcaaaagttTCTACAAACAGAAGACCTAAAGAACCATGTTTCTTATGTACTTTTAAGCCCACTCTATACCACAACCATGACTGTGTCTTACCTCATATCCCCAAGTAAGCAGGAGAAAgcatatattattttatttatataaaatacaacatCTAAAGAGTGTGTAAGCCATTAGACATTCCACTGTTTGATGGGAAGTTTATTACAATTCATTCCATCCTACACGGAAACCGCTCTAGTCTGGTACAGTCATTTGTACCTTATTATCCATGCACTACATCTTTTGTGATATACTAACTGCattctgtataaataaataaccttTATTCCTCTTCAATTATTCTTTGTTCACTCTGCACAAACAATCAGAGTAGCACTTTCTTCAACAATTTAGAGTAAATCATGAGACTACCTGATGCAGCAGATGCAAAAGAAATCAAGACTATACTAGAATGATAAGATAGAACAATAAGGTCTCTacagaaaacaggcaaagaaaattacatttcaaaccTACAGAGAAGCTTTAACATGCCTTTGCTGCTCCACAACTTCTGCTGAATCTATCTACAGTTGAATAAATTACTTCATACTTGAAGTCTTTTTCTGCCCTCTGCTGGCAACCACACAAATCTTTCATCGAAGTTCTTTTGGACATCTGATGTCTCTCTTACCAGTGCACTTTGTCTCCAAATTGTTTTGTCCATCTGGACAGCACTTTGATGGATGTGTCATAAAGCATAAAATAGCTGCATTTTCAAACATTAACAATACGCTTGTTTCTTCACAAAATAATAAACTATCAAATTAAGTAAAAGAGCAGTGAAGCTCATGCAATCAGAGCCTCAACTAGCATAAACTTACATAAAGTTTTGCTTTCCATGAAAATACTTGCAtgctttctgctcttcattGAGCCCTCAGCTTCCCTCAAATGCTGTACTagtaaaatatttccctttaatAAATCAGGTAACCAACAGATAGCGACTTAATGAACATAATTTGAATCCTGATAATTCATTGCAGCCCTTACTTTACATCATAATTCTCCTCCTAAGACTACCTTACCTCATATGCAACTAGAAACACACCTTACAGATCTACGGTTTAAAGAGAGACCTCTGCACAAGCCAGTATGGGAAAGCTAGCAGCCACTGTACTTTATATTGAATAAATATACAGATCTACGCCCAAAGCAGTCAGATAAACTAAGTACAAAGAAGGTGTACAAGTATTGTACCTCCCTTTACTTCCGTCAATAACAGTGTTCACATACTTTGCATAAGCTTTTTCCAGTAGTGGAAGCCAAAACAAATCCTCTGTCTGacactgggaaaagcagagtttACCACCAAGGCAAGGTAAACGATCATCAATGGTCACTTCCACCCAGTGTCCAAACTGCCAGACTCGACAAGTGAAACAGCCTTGATAAGACTCATCTGTCCAGCTGGGCTGACCTGGAGGGATTACCTAGATGGCAAAAGCCAAAATCAAgacaaataatgaaaacttttttgtaaacaaaaccagtttaaaatatgctgaataTCAACCATTTGCAataaccacaggaaaaaatatcacaaTAAAATCAGTAAAACTAAGCACAACAAAACTGATACTCATATGGAGGCTTGGGATTGAAGAACAATACACAAGTGTAAATTAGGTGAAGAAAACTTCTGAAACATGAAACTTCTCTATACCTTATTCAGTAAATATTTACTCTTCTGCAAAGCTACACAGGCACACAGGAACCAACAGTCTCCCAGAATTCCTTGTTTCACTTGCACATCCTGCAGATTGTTTGAAAATAACCGAGGAGTAGAACAAATGTCctaaaattaaaagagaatgagTTAAAGCCAAAGCCTGCATGACATTCTAAGGAAGTCTGTATTTCAGGGAATAGGAGGGCTCCAGAGACCTCTCGTATAAAAGGGGAATTTTTACCTTgagtatttccttttcagacaCAGCCTAAGAAAGCAGTAACAAATTACTGCCTTGTGACTATTTTACAGGTTCTTTATGTGAGGTAAATCTAGTTCCCACACGAATTTTAGTACACAAGTGTCACCATCAGGTGCAACCTTAGCAGAGGTACCAATAAGTAAAAGACAAGGTAATTCATCAGCTCCTTGCTAGACATATGATCCACTGTGATAGACCTGATGCCATTCACATTGAATTCCACATCCCAAGTTACAAAAATCTCCAATTAGTATAAGAGAAAACCTTTCCAAGGGCAAATAAAAATAGATGACTTCtagcaaaaaagtaatttcaaaagcaaataccTGAACACTTAATTGGATTGGAAAGCGAGCTTTTAAAATGGTTTGTTCTCTCACCTGTAAACACTGCTAAAGATGGAAATTAACTTATCAGCCCTCAATAGTGATCAAGGTGTAAGGTACCAAAGCAGAAAGTTGCACACTGGGCCCCGTGAAGTCATTTGTT from Falco peregrinus isolate bFalPer1 chromosome 12, bFalPer1.pri, whole genome shotgun sequence encodes:
- the CAPN10 gene encoding calpain-10 isoform X1: MLGEKKQLIVKRDLYTDPTFPASDTSIFFDYCTPLAQFRGEISWLRPKDICSTPRLFSNNLQDVQVKQGILGDCWFLCACVALQKSKYLLNKVIPPGQPSWTDESYQGCFTCRVWQFGHWVEVTIDDRLPCLGGKLCFSQCQTEDLFWLPLLEKAYAKVHGSYEQLWAGQVADALVDLTGGIAERWTLKGPGRNVEKEKTGMVLERAVFRRLMNLKERCVISCSVLNSRQGASELGEFHAFIVIDMLDLSAVSGKEICLLRIRNPWGRRCWRGPWCEGGQGWSQLDPVVASELLSQIQEGEFWVDEEEFFREFDEITVGFPVNEEGQLQSLYTEKVLYHSQNLFGSWVRGQSAGGCRNNSSFPTNPKFWLRVCEKSEVCIALLQKHRKYSADWAGRIKNVTHLAEENLSLTEGIQGKNYQAVGLHVWKVEKKRFNLPKTLSAPPVVGTVCHSYDREVHVCCDLSPGFYLVVPSTFLKDAVGNFLLRVFSTGRISLSELKPPPTDAALSEELPEGEWETVQLHGCWKNGQSAGGSRNFPSFHINPCFPLSIPAAPGKSSVKVTLRQHCQDSKCRPIGFHIFQVPNSSWKPHISSFLHLEPLVSCVPHCYSQEVSQLCRLPAGSYVVIPSTYLPNTEGSFTVIIATKIDRKRIHSRETLGQVLQEVSDAFSISVVLEVLQRHHQGIYIN
- the CAPN10 gene encoding calpain-10 isoform X4, which codes for MLGEKKQLIVKRDLYTDPTFPASDTSIFFDYCTPLAQFRGEISWLRPKDICSTPRLFSNNLQDVQVKQGILGDCWFLCACVALQKSKYLLNKVIPPGQPSWTDESYQGCFTCRVWQFGHWVEVTIDDRLPCLGGKLCFSQCQTEDLFWLPLLEKAYAKVHGSYEQLWAGQVADALVDLTGGIAERWTLKGPGRNVEKEKTGMVLERAVFRRLMNLKERCVISCSVLNSRQVSGKEICLLRIRNPWGRRCWRGPWCEGGQGWSQLDPVVASELLSQIQEGEFWVDEEEFFREFDEITVGFPVNEEGQLQSLYTEKVLYHSQNLFGSWVRGQSAGGCRNNSSFPTNPKFWLRVCEKSEVCIALLQKHRKYSADWAGRIKNVTHLAEENLSLTEGIQGKNYQAVGLHVWKVEKKRFNLPKTLSAPPVVGTVCHSYDREVHVCCDLSPGFYLVVPSTFLKDAVGNFLLRVFSTGRISLSELKPPPTDAALSEELPEGEWETVQLHGCWKNGQSAGGSRNFPSFHINPCFPLSIPAAPGKSSVKVTLRQHCQDSKCRPIGFHIFQVPNSSWKPHISSFLHLEPLVSCVPHCYSQEVSQLCRLPAGSYVVIPSTYLPNTEGSFTVIIATKIDRKRIHSRETLGQVLQEVSDAFSISVVLEVLQRHHQGIYIN
- the CAPN10 gene encoding calpain-10 isoform X2, with amino-acid sequence MLGEKKQLIVKRDLYTDPTFPASDTSIFFDYCTPLAQFRGEISWLRPKDICSTPRLFSNNLQDVQVKQGILGDCWFLCACVALQKSKYLLNKVIPPGQPSWTDESYQGCFTCRVWQFGHWVEVTIDDRLPCLGGKLCFSQCQTEDLFWLPLLEKAYAKVHGSYEQLWAGQVADALVDLTGGIAERWTLKGPGRNVEKEKTGMVLERAVFRRLMNLKERCVISCSVLNSRQGASELGEFHAFIVIDMLDLSAVSGKEICLLRIRNPWGRRCWRGPWCEGGQGWSQLDPVVASELLSQIQEGEFWVDEEEFFREFDEITVGFPVNEEGQLQSLYTEKVLYHSQNLFGSWVRGQSAGGCRNNSSFPTNPKFWLRVCEKSEVCIALLQKHRKYSADWAGRIKNVTHLAEENLSLTEGIQGKNYQAVGLHVWKVEKKRFNLPKTLSAPPVVGTVCHSYDREVHVCCDLSPGFYLVVPSTFLKDAVGNFLLRVFSTGRISLSELKPPPTDAALSEELPEGEWETVQLHGCWKNGQSAGGSRNFPSFHINPCFPLSIPAAPGKSSVKVTLRQHCQDSKCRPIGFHIFQVPNSSWKPHISSFLHLEPLVSCVPHCYSQEVSQLCRLPAGSYVVIPSTYLPNTEGSFTVIIATKIDRKRIHSRETLGQVLQEIPDLVGGSKHALDNTLLIR
- the CAPN10 gene encoding calpain-10 isoform X7; this translates as MLGEKKQLIVKRDLYTDPTFPASDTSIFFDYCTPLAQFRGEISWLRPKDICSTPRLFSNNLQDVQVKQGILGDCWFLCACVALQKSKYLLNKVIPPGQPSWTDESYQGCFTCRVWQFGHWVEVTIDDRLPCLGGKLCFSQCQTEDLFWLPLLEKAYAKVHGSYEQLWAGQVADALVDLTGGIAERWTLKGPGRNVEKEKTGMVLERAVFRRLMNLKERCVISCSVLNSRQGASELGEFHAFIVIDMLDLSAVSGKEICLLRIRNPWGRRCWRGPWCEGGQGWSQLDPVVASELLSQIQEGEFWVDEEEFFREFDEITVGFPVNEEGQLQSLYTEKVLYHSQNLFGSWVRGQSAGGCRNNSSFPTNPKFWLRVCEKSEVCIALLQKHRKYSADWAGRIKNVTHLAEENLSLTEGIQGKNYQAVGLHVWKVEKKRFNLPKTLSAPPVVGTVCHSYDREVHVCCDLSPGFYLVVPSTFLKDAVGNFLLRVFSTGRISLSELKPPPTDAALSEELPEGEWETVQLHGCWKNGQSAGGSRNFPSFHINPCFPLSIPAAPGKSSVKVTLRQHCQDSKCRPIGFHIFQVPNSSWKPHISSFLHLEPLVSCVPHCYSQEEAHSQPGDTWTSITGNTRFGWWIKACP
- the CAPN10 gene encoding calpain-10 isoform X9, giving the protein MLGEKKQLIVKRDLYTDPTFPASDTSIFFDYCTPLAQFRGEISWLRPKDICSTPRLFSNNLQDVQVKQGILGDCWFLCACVALQKSKYLLNKVIPPGQPSWTDESYQGCFTCRVWQFGHWVEVTIDDRLPCLGGKLCFSQCQTEDLFWLPLLEKAYAKVHGSYEQLWAGQVADALVDLTGGIAERWTLKGPGRNVEKEKTGMVLERAVFRRLMNLKERCVISCSVLNSRQGASELGEFHAFIVIDMLDLSAVSGKEICLLRIRNPWGRRCWRGPWCEGGQGWSQLDPVVASELLSQIQEGEFWVDEEEFFREFDEITVGFPVNEEGQLQSLYTVVGTVCHSYDREVHVCCDLSPGFYLVVPSTFLKDAVGNFLLRVFSTGRISLSELKPPPTDAALSEELPEGEWETVQLHGCWKNGQSAGGSRNFPSFHINPCFPLSIPAAPGKSSVKVTLRQHCQDSKCRPIGFHIFQVPNSSWKPHISSFLHLEPLVSCVPHCYSQEVSQLCRLPAGSYVVIPSTYLPNTEGSFTVIIATKIDRKRIHSRETLGQVLQEVSDAFSISVVLEVLQRHHQGIYIN
- the CAPN10 gene encoding calpain-10 isoform X5 produces the protein MLGEKKQLIVKRDLYTDPTFPASDTSIFFDYCTPLAQFRGEISWLRPKDICSTPRLFSNNLQDVQVKQGILGDCWFLCACVALQKSKYLLNKVIPPGQPSWTDESYQGCFTCRVWQFGHWVEVTIDDRLPCLGGKLCFSQCQTEDLFWLPLLEKAYAKVHGSYEQLWAGQVADALVDLTGGIAERWTLKGPGRNVEKEKTGMVLERAVFRRLMNLKERCVISCSVLNSRQGASELGEFHAFIVIDMLDLSAVSGKEICLLRIRNPWGRRCWRGPWCEGGQGWSQLDPVVASELLSQIQEGEFWVDEEEFFREFDEITVGFPVNEEGQLQSLYTEKVLYHSQNLFGSWVRGQSAGGCRNNSSFPTNPKFWLRVCEKSEVCIALLQKHRKYSADWAGRIKNVTHLAEENLSLTEGIQGKNYQAVGLHVWKVEKKRFNLPKTLSAPPVVGTVCHSYDREVHVCCDLSPGFYLVVPSTFLKDAVGNFLLRVFSTGRISLSELKPPPTDAALSEELPEGEWETVQLHGCWKNGQSAGGSRNFPSFHINPCFPLSIPAAPGKSSVKVTLRQHCQDSKCRPIGFHIFQVPNSSWKPHISSFLHLEPLVSCVPHCYSQEVSQLCRLPAGSYVVIPSTYLPNTEGSFTVIIATKIDRKRIHSRETLGQVLQE
- the CAPN10 gene encoding calpain-10 isoform X6; amino-acid sequence: MLGEKKQLIVKRDLYTDPTFPASDTSIFFDYCTPLAQFRGEISWLRPKDICSTPRLFSNNLQDVQVKQGILGDCWFLCACVALQKSKYLLNKVIPPGQPSWTDESYQGCFTCRVWQFGHWVEVTIDDRLPCLGGKLCFSQCQTEDLFWLPLLEKAYAKVHGSYEQLWAGQVADALVDLTGGIAERWTLKGPGRNVEKEKTGMVLERAVFRRLMNLKERCVISCSVLNSRQGASELGEFHAFIVIDMLDLSAVSGKEICLLRIRNPWGRRCWRGPWCEGGQGWSQLDPVVASELLSQIQEGEFWVDEEEFFREFDEITVGFPVNEEGQLQSLYTEKVLYHSQNLFGSWVRGQSAGGCRNNSSFPTNPKFWLRVCEKSEVCIALLQKHRKYSADWAGRIKNVTHLAEENLSLTEGIQGKNYQAVGLHVWKVEKKRFNLPKTLSAPPVVGTVCHSYDREVHVCCDLSPGFYLVVPSTFLKDAVGNFLLRVFSTGRISLSELKPPPTDAALSEELPEGEWETVQLHGCWKNGQSAGGSRNFPSFHINPCFPLSIPAAPGKSSVKVTLRQHCQDSKCRPIGFHIFQVPNSSWKPHISSFLHLEPLVSCVPHCYSQEEAHSQPGDTWTSITGNFIYNCYEKNQHCVQQIITYLSSSKIQMKNMCMF
- the CAPN10 gene encoding calpain-10 isoform X3 codes for the protein MLGEKKQLIVKRDLYTDPTFPASDTSIFFDYCTPLAQFRGEISWLRPKDICSTPRLFSNNLQDVQVKQGILGDCWFLCACVALQKSKYLLNKVIPPGQPSWTDESYQGCFTCRVWQFGHWVEVTIDDRLPCLGGKLCFSQCQTEDLFWLPLLEKAYAKVHGSYEQLWAGQVADALVDLTGGIAERWTLKGPGRNVEKEKTGMVLERAVFRRLMNLKERCVISCSVLNSRQGASELGEFHAFIVIDMLDLSAVSGKEICLLRIRNPWGRRCWRGPWCEGGQGWSQLDPVVASELLSQIQEGEFWVDEEEFFREFDEITVGFPVNEEGQLQSLYTEKVLYHSQNLFGSWVRGQSAGGCRNNSSFPTNPKFWLRVCEKSEVCIALLQKHRKYSADWAGRIKNVTHLAEENLSLTEGIQGKNYQAVGLHVWKVEKKRFNLPKTLSAPPVVGTVCHSYDREVHVCCDLSPGFYLVVPSTFLKDAVGNFLLRVFSTGRISLSELKPPPTDAALSEELPEGEWETVQLHGCWKNGQSAGGSRNFPSFHINPCFPLSIPAAPGKSSVKVTLRQHCQDSKCRPIGFHIFQVPNSSWKPHISSFLHLEPLVSCVPHCYSQEVSQLCRLPAGSYVVIPSTYLPNTEGSFTVIIATKIDRKRIHSRETLGQVLQEISFTTVMKRTSIVYSKS
- the CAPN10 gene encoding calpain-10 isoform X8, whose translation is MLGEKKQLIVKRDLYTDPTFPASDTSIFFDYCTPLAQFRGEISWLRPKDICSTPRLFSNNLQDVQVKQGILGDCWFLCACVALQKSKYLLNKVIPPGQPSWTDESYQGCFTCRVWQFGHWVEVTIDDRLPCLGGKLCFSQCQTEDLFWLPLLEKAYAKVHGSYEQLWAGQVADALVDLTGGIAERWTLKGPGRNVEKEKTGMVLERAVFRRLMNLKERCVISCSVLNSRQGASELGEFHAFIVIDMLDLSAVSGKEICLLRIRNPWGRRCWRGPWCEGGQGWSQLDPVVASELLSQIQEGEFWVDEEEFFREFDEITVGFPVNEEGQLQSLYTEKVLYHSQNLFGSWVRGQSAGGCRNNSSFPTNPKFWLRVCEKSEVCIALLQKHRKYSADWAGRIKNVTHLAEENLSLTEGIQGKNYQAVGLHVWKVEKKRFNLPKTLSAPPVVGTVCHSYDREVHVCCDLSPGFYLVVPSTFLKDAVGNFLLRVFSTGRISLSELKPPPTDAALSEELPEGEWETVQLHGCWKNGQSAGGSRNFPSFHINPCFPLSIPAAPGKSSVKVTLRQHCQDSKCRPIGFHIFQVPNSSWKPHISSFLHLEPLVSCVPHCYSQEEAHSQPGDTWTSITGIDVHVMLKDWM